The window AAAAGGGAGTTAAAGAAGATGAAGTAGAAAGAGCAAAAAGGTTTTTGATATCACAGTTTTTAATGGGACTTGAGGATAATCTTGAATATATGCTATGGATTGGAGAACAGAAATTACTGAAAGAAAAAATGGAAAAAATAAATGAGATAGTTAAAAAAGTTGAAAAAGTAAAAAAGGAAGAAGTGGAAGAAATTGCAAAAGATATATATAAAAAAGAAAATTCATATCTTGCAGTTATATCAAAAAAGGGAGATGAAACAAAATTAAAGGAAATAATAGGTGAACTTTAAAGGAGAAAATTATGATAAAAAAAATCTGGATAAAAACATGGGATAAATATTTTGAGATATACAGATTAATTGGATTAACTGAAAAAATTTTGCTTTCAATTATTTTTTCAATTTTAACAGGTCTTTCTGCTCAGATTTATATAAAACTTCCATTCACTCCTGTCCCTTTAACCATGCAAACATTTACAGTTTTACTATCTGGAATTTTACTTGGAAAAAATTTTGGTTCTTTATCACAGATTTTTTATTTTCTGGGTGGAATTTCAGGAATTGGATGGTTTTATGGCGGTACTTCTGGAATTTTAAGACCGACTACTGGTTATTTAG is drawn from bacterium and contains these coding sequences:
- a CDS encoding biotin transporter BioY; this encodes MIKKIWIKTWDKYFEIYRLIGLTEKILLSIIFSILTGLSAQIYIKLPFTPVPLTMQTFTVLLSGILLGKNFGSLSQIFYFLGGISGIGWFYGGTSGILRPTTGYLVGFIFASYIAGYFSEKKNKLSGMIFATLIIYFTGIIWLKFFVNKGLKDLIFIGVLPFIPFDIIKAILAGLFAKNIFHLKDLQEEEK